CCCTATTCCAACGCGATCAAGGGCAATATCGAGGTGGCGCTTTCGGCAAAGGCGGCATGACCAGAAAAACCACATCCTCGGCCCTGGACGTCCCGGCGGATTTCGCCGGGATACCGAAGCTCGACCAGCATCTGTGCTTCGCGCTCTATTCGGCGAGTGGGCTGATGACGCGGCTCTACCGGCCGCTGCTGGAGCCGCTTGGCCTGACCTACCCGCAATATCTGACCATGCTGGCGTTGTGGGAGAAGGCACCGCGCACCGTGGGCGAGCTCGGCGAAACGCTGGGACTCGATTCGGCAACGCTGACGCCGCTGCTCAAGCGCCTGGAAGCC
The nucleotide sequence above comes from Mesorhizobium shangrilense. Encoded proteins:
- a CDS encoding MarR family winged helix-turn-helix transcriptional regulator, producing the protein MTRKTTSSALDVPADFAGIPKLDQHLCFALYSASGLMTRLYRPLLEPLGLTYPQYLTMLALWEKAPRTVGELGETLGLDSATLTPLLKRLEANGLVTRRRDRADERRVLVEPTQQGGALRESAKAVSAAMRCHSPLDGEELKSLHHTLIRLIDGLREAGAAAPDRD